A region from the Hydra vulgaris chromosome 10, alternate assembly HydraT2T_AEP genome encodes:
- the LOC100213864 gene encoding serine/arginine repetitive matrix protein 1, producing the protein MPNKEDEPIKKRHFKEAAIEKDSSSESDSSESPCPSPPLLLSQVIPKNGIVDENIPTSDFKKKFNRDTNLEQDDKKKAGTVWDRRDKNRSLSPERNKRRNSSPSPRRKNLSPNPRRKNLSPSPRRKNLSPSPRLKNSSSSPRRKNLSPSPRRKNSSPSPRRKNSSPSPRRKNLSPSPRRKNLSPSPRRRNSSLSPRCKRSRTPPRKRHSRSRSFERKKKSRSRSPDRKRKRSRSVERKKRSRSRSKDSRRSRSPERRRGSPRRRRSYSRSVSPPRRYCSKWAKPSTGLTRAVLPANPSNKKSKEVSTEEVEQRLAEHLIAVKEKNAEEAKRINLPGYLNPAMINVQQFKQVQDKRKLLWSKAKDKKEGASQWVGAFEDQGNDEKFKRLMGIQGIQVDAAKSSKIQESKKVLDNLEKEYEKSRAFQLSRGAGGITGIGLGFGSLAHSP; encoded by the exons ATGCCAAATAAAGAAGACGAGCCTATAAAGAAGCGCCATTTTAAAG aaGCTGCTATAGAGAAAGATTCCTCTTCAGAAAGTGATTCCTCTGAAAGC CCATGTCCTTCTCCACCTCTTCTGCTTTCCCAAGTCATACCAAAAAATGGAATTGTAGATGAAAACATACCAA cttctgattttaaaaagaaatttaatcgCGATACTAATCTTGAACAAGACGATAAAAAGAAAGCTGGAACTGTTTGGGATCGTAGAGACAAAAACAGAAGTCTAAGTCCCGAACGTAACAAACGAAGAAATTCAAGTCCGAGTCCAAGACGTAAAAACTTGAGTCCGAATCCAAGACGAAAAAACTTGAGTCCGAGTCCAAGACGTAAAAACTTGAGTCCGAGTCCGAGACTTAAAAACTCAAGTTCGAGCCCCAGACGTAAAAACTTAAGTCCGAGTCCGAGGCGTAAAAACTCGAGTCCAAGTCCGAGGCGTAAAAATTCTAGCCCGAGTCCAAGGCGTAAAAATTTAAGCCCGAGTCCAAGGCGTAAAAATTTAAGCCCGAGTCCAAGGCGTAGAAACTCAAGTCTTAGCCCGAGGTGCAAAAGATCTAGAACACCGCCAAGAAAAAGGCATTCCAGAAGTCGAAGTTTTGagcgtaaaaaaaaatcacggaGCAGGAGTCCAGACAGAAAGCGAAAAAGATCACGAAGCGTTGAACGAAAAAAAAGATCGCGTAGTCGAAGTAAAGATAGTAGGCGTTCTCGTAGTCCTGAAAGAAGGCGAGGTTCTCCGAGAAGAAGAAGAAGTTATAGTCGAAGTGTTAGTCCTCCAAGAAGATATTGTAGCAAATGGGCTAAACCTTCAACTGGTTTAACAAGGGCTGTTTTACCAGCTAATCCGTCta ataaaaagtCAAAAGAGGTTTCTACAGAGGAAGTTGAACAGCGTTTAGCAGAACACTTAATAGccgttaaagaaaaaaatgctgAAGAAGCTAAACGAATCAATCTACCAGGATATCTCAACCCTGCCATGATCAATGTACAACAGTTTAAACAAGTACAAGACAAACGAAAACTGCTTTGGAGTAAGGCTAAAGATAAG aaagaaGGGGCTAGTCAGTGGGTTGGAGCATTTGAGGATCAGGGTAATGACGAGAAATTCAAGAGGTTAATGGGTATTCAAGGAATACAAGTTGACGCCGCCAAATCGTCTAAAATTCAGGAGAGTAAAAAAGTATTAGACAATCTTGaaaaagaatatgaaaagtCTCGTGCTTTTCAATTATCGCGTGGAGCAGGCGGTATTACGGGAATAGGTCTAGGTTTTGGTTCTCTAGCGCATTCCccgtaa